The proteins below are encoded in one region of Caulobacter henricii:
- a CDS encoding alpha/beta fold hydrolase: protein MFQAAKIITAALVLATSLGAVAQAAPVPARPACQPINEESFVRIGGIEQWVTIKGSCRDNPVVLVLHGGPGNPISPFADALYGPWEKDVTLVQWDQRGAGKTFGRNPDNAPLTIEGMAQDGIEVATYLTAHLGQKKVVLVVGSWSSVLGVHMAKARPELFQAYIGTGQLVRNPDNQIASYQKVMALARAAGDTATVTTLEALGPPPWINPRAFGTLRRATRVYEAKTAKPAPKAWWAPAAPYATDAAQADYEAGEEFSFIQFVGMKGDGMLSHVDLPALGPAFAIPMHFVQGSEDLVTTPEVARAYYDSITAPRKTWRLVTDAGHDPNESLLAAQHDILMTQVLPQTR, encoded by the coding sequence ATGTTCCAAGCCGCCAAGATCATCACCGCCGCCCTTGTGCTGGCGACCTCACTCGGTGCCGTGGCCCAGGCCGCGCCGGTTCCGGCCAGGCCCGCCTGCCAGCCGATCAACGAAGAGAGCTTCGTCAGGATCGGCGGCATTGAGCAATGGGTGACCATCAAGGGGTCTTGCCGCGACAATCCGGTGGTCCTCGTCCTGCACGGCGGACCCGGCAATCCCATCAGCCCCTTTGCCGATGCTCTGTACGGCCCTTGGGAGAAGGACGTCACCCTGGTCCAGTGGGACCAGCGCGGGGCGGGCAAGACCTTTGGCCGCAATCCGGACAATGCACCCCTGACCATCGAGGGCATGGCCCAGGACGGCATAGAGGTCGCGACCTATCTCACCGCCCATCTCGGCCAGAAGAAGGTCGTGCTGGTGGTCGGATCCTGGAGCTCAGTCCTTGGCGTGCACATGGCCAAGGCGCGGCCCGAGCTGTTCCAGGCCTATATCGGCACGGGCCAGCTGGTTCGAAATCCCGACAACCAGATCGCCAGCTACCAGAAGGTTATGGCCCTGGCCCGCGCAGCAGGCGACACCGCGACCGTGACCACGCTCGAGGCCCTGGGACCGCCGCCCTGGATCAATCCCCGCGCCTTTGGAACCCTGCGCCGGGCGACCCGGGTCTATGAGGCCAAGACCGCAAAGCCGGCGCCGAAAGCCTGGTGGGCCCCGGCCGCGCCCTATGCCACCGATGCCGCCCAGGCCGACTACGAGGCGGGCGAGGAGTTTTCCTTCATCCAGTTCGTGGGGATGAAGGGCGACGGCATGCTGTCCCATGTGGACCTGCCGGCCCTGGGCCCGGCCTTCGCAATCCCGATGCACTTCGTCCAGGGCTCTGAAGACCTCGTCACCACCCCCGAGGTGGCCAGGGCCTATTACGACTCGATCACCGCGCCCCGGAAAACCTGGCGCCTGGTGACCGATGCCGGTCATGATCCCAATGAGAGCCTGCTGGCGGCCCAGCACGACATCCTGATGACGCAGGTCCTGCCGCAGACGCGGTAG
- a CDS encoding UTP--glucose-1-phosphate uridylyltransferase, producing MKPVRKAVLPVAGFGTRVLPGTKTTPKELLNVVDRPILSYIVAEARAAGIEHFIFVTGRNKGAIEDYFDHQVELEAALAAKGKTDLLKELLDELPKPGEMSFVRQMAPLGLGHAVWCARDIVGDEPFAVLLPDMVMHAQTSALAQAIEAYDQVGGNIVVVEPCPAGQAHQYGIVALDGQDGRLNRMTGMVEKPPKGTEPSNLFISGRYILQPEIFDLLASQEKGAGNEIQLTDSMLKLMATQDFHALEYEGITYDCGDKIGLLRANVALALAHPELGPAARAAIEELLKA from the coding sequence ATGAAACCCGTCCGCAAGGCTGTTCTTCCCGTCGCCGGCTTCGGCACCCGCGTTCTGCCGGGCACCAAGACGACCCCGAAGGAACTGCTCAATGTCGTGGACCGGCCGATCCTGTCCTACATCGTGGCCGAGGCCCGGGCGGCGGGGATCGAGCACTTCATCTTCGTGACCGGACGCAACAAGGGCGCGATCGAGGACTATTTCGATCATCAGGTCGAGCTCGAGGCGGCCCTGGCGGCCAAGGGCAAGACCGATCTGCTCAAGGAGCTGCTGGACGAGCTGCCCAAGCCCGGCGAGATGAGCTTCGTGCGCCAGATGGCCCCCCTGGGCCTGGGCCACGCCGTCTGGTGTGCCCGCGACATCGTCGGCGACGAGCCGTTTGCGGTGCTGCTGCCCGACATGGTCATGCACGCCCAGACCTCGGCCCTGGCCCAGGCCATCGAGGCCTATGACCAGGTCGGCGGCAATATCGTCGTGGTCGAGCCCTGCCCGGCGGGTCAGGCCCACCAGTACGGCATTGTGGCCCTGGACGGCCAGGACGGCCGCCTGAACCGCATGACCGGCATGGTCGAGAAGCCGCCGAAAGGCACCGAGCCCTCCAACCTGTTCATCAGCGGCCGCTACATCCTGCAGCCCGAAATCTTCGACCTGCTGGCCAGCCAGGAAAAGGGGGCCGGCAACGAGATCCAGCTCACCGACTCGATGCTGAAGCTGATGGCGACCCAGGATTTCCACGCCCTGGAATATGAGGGCATCACCTATGACTGCGGCGACAAGATCGGCCTGCTGCGGGCCAATGTCGCCCTGGCCCTGGCCCATCCGGAGCTGGGCCCTGCGGCCCGGGCCGCGATCGAGGAGCTGCTGAAGGCCTAA
- a CDS encoding FKBP-type peptidyl-prolyl cis-trans isomerase, which produces MHRRALLTLLTAGAAVSLAGCGNKKAAENLVAADAFMAKNAKEPGVVTLPEGLQYKIIRSGPNGGMHPTRADEVKVNYEGKLIDGTIFDSSYERGVPASFPLDGLVPAWVIALQRMKAGDEWMLYVPPALGYGAQDKGPIPGNSVMIFRIELIDVLRAPTGTAKG; this is translated from the coding sequence ATGCATCGTCGTGCCCTTCTTACCCTCCTGACCGCCGGGGCGGCCGTCTCCCTGGCCGGCTGCGGCAACAAGAAGGCCGCCGAGAACCTGGTGGCCGCCGACGCCTTCATGGCCAAGAACGCCAAGGAGCCCGGCGTCGTCACCCTGCCTGAAGGCCTGCAGTACAAGATCATCCGCTCGGGCCCGAACGGCGGCATGCACCCGACGCGTGCCGACGAGGTGAAGGTCAATTACGAGGGCAAGCTGATCGACGGCACGATCTTCGACAGCAGCTATGAGCGCGGCGTGCCCGCCTCGTTCCCGCTGGACGGCCTGGTGCCGGCCTGGGTCATCGCCCTGCAGCGCATGAAGGCCGGCGACGAGTGGATGCTCTATGTGCCGCCGGCCCTGGGCTATGGTGCCCAGGACAAGGGCCCGATCCCCGGCAACAGCGTGATGATCTTCCGCATCGAACTGATCGACGTGCTCCGCGCACCGACCGGGACGGCGAAGGGGTAG
- a CDS encoding threonine ammonia-lyase, producing the protein MTLDLAAIQAAAGRLKGHIERTPCRYSKTLSKITGAEVWVKFENLQFTAAYKERGALNKLMLLSDAEKATGVIAASAGNHAQGLAYHGARLGVPVTIVMPKTTPFVKVQHTRDFGATVIIEGETYDDANAHALRLREEQGLTFVHPFDDYDIMAGQGTIALEMLEDAPDLEILPVPIGGGGLISGVATAAKALKPDIRIIGCEPAMYPSFTAKMRGMTAHCGGQTIAEGVAVKTVGELTYGVARPLIDDVLLLEEPHLEQAVSLYCNVEKTIAEGAGAASLAALLAYPERFRGKKCGLILCGGNIDTRLLASVLTRELVRAQRLVSLRIVGDDRPGLLSTVANVIGVMGANIIEVNHNRLALDVPAKGAEFDITIETRDAQHTQEIIDALREKGYPPRPV; encoded by the coding sequence ATGACTCTCGACCTCGCCGCCATCCAGGCCGCCGCCGGCCGCCTCAAGGGCCATATCGAGCGCACGCCGTGCCGCTATTCCAAGACCTTGTCCAAGATCACCGGGGCCGAGGTCTGGGTGAAGTTCGAGAACCTTCAATTCACGGCCGCCTACAAGGAGCGCGGGGCGCTCAACAAGCTGATGCTGCTCTCGGACGCCGAAAAGGCGACGGGCGTGATCGCCGCCAGCGCCGGCAACCATGCCCAGGGGCTGGCCTATCACGGCGCCCGGCTGGGCGTGCCTGTCACCATCGTCATGCCCAAGACCACCCCCTTCGTGAAGGTGCAGCACACCCGCGACTTCGGGGCCACGGTGATCATCGAGGGCGAGACCTATGACGACGCCAATGCCCATGCCCTGCGCCTGCGCGAAGAGCAGGGCCTGACCTTCGTCCACCCGTTCGACGACTATGACATCATGGCCGGACAGGGCACCATCGCCCTGGAGATGCTGGAAGACGCCCCCGACCTCGAGATCCTGCCGGTGCCGATCGGCGGCGGCGGGCTGATCAGCGGCGTGGCCACGGCGGCCAAGGCCCTGAAGCCCGATATCCGCATCATCGGCTGCGAACCGGCCATGTACCCGTCCTTCACCGCCAAGATGCGCGGCATGACCGCCCATTGCGGCGGTCAGACCATTGCCGAGGGCGTGGCGGTCAAGACCGTGGGCGAGCTGACCTATGGCGTGGCCCGGCCGCTGATCGATGACGTGCTGCTGCTGGAAGAGCCGCATCTGGAACAGGCGGTCTCGCTCTACTGCAATGTCGAAAAGACCATTGCCGAGGGCGCCGGGGCGGCTTCCCTGGCGGCCCTGCTGGCCTATCCGGAGCGCTTCCGGGGCAAGAAGTGCGGCCTGATCCTGTGCGGCGGCAATATCGACACCCGCCTGCTGGCCTCGGTCCTGACCCGCGAACTGGTCCGGGCCCAGCGGCTGGTCAGCCTGCGGATCGTCGGCGATGACCGTCCGGGCCTGCTGTCGACCGTGGCCAATGTGATCGGCGTCATGGGCGCCAATATCATCGAGGTCAATCACAACCGCCTGGCCCTGGACGTGCCGGCCAAGGGCGCGGAGTTCGACATCACCATCGAAACCCGCGACGCCCAGCACACCCAGGAGATCATCGACGCCCTCCGCGAGAAGGGCTACCCGCCGCGGCCGGTGTAA
- a CDS encoding alpha/beta fold hydrolase yields the protein MTFTDLFWTSGEGLPLHARDYAPMGVIGGETSGLPVICIHGLTRNGRDFEDLAPLIAARGRRVLAVDVRGRGLSAWDPQPLNYHPGTYAGDIVALLAATGIEKAVFVGTSMGGLITMVLASFKPEAIAAVVLNDVGPELSPVGLTRIAAYAGGASRFETWDEAVAYARRINQAAFPAYGDADWDRFARRVFDEKDGGFVLACDPDISAPIKAAAAASQNGASALAPDMYPLFRALTQDRPVLLVRGGISDLVDPAIVERMCAAAPAMAVVEVPGVGHAPMLTEPEAWAAIADLLDRVP from the coding sequence ATGACCTTCACCGACCTCTTCTGGACCTCCGGCGAAGGCCTGCCGCTGCATGCCCGCGACTATGCCCCAATGGGCGTTATTGGCGGCGAAACCTCCGGACTGCCGGTGATCTGCATCCACGGCCTGACCCGCAATGGCCGGGATTTCGAGGATCTGGCCCCGCTGATCGCGGCCCGGGGCCGGCGAGTCCTGGCGGTGGATGTGCGCGGCCGGGGCCTGTCAGCCTGGGACCCCCAGCCGCTGAACTATCATCCCGGCACCTATGCCGGCGACATCGTCGCCCTGCTGGCCGCCACCGGGATCGAGAAGGCGGTGTTTGTCGGCACCAGCATGGGCGGCCTGATCACCATGGTCCTGGCGTCGTTCAAGCCGGAAGCCATTGCGGCGGTGGTGCTGAACGATGTCGGCCCCGAGCTTTCGCCGGTCGGCCTGACCCGCATTGCCGCCTATGCCGGCGGGGCCAGCCGGTTTGAGACCTGGGACGAGGCCGTGGCCTATGCCCGCCGCATCAACCAGGCCGCCTTCCCGGCCTATGGCGACGCCGACTGGGACCGTTTCGCCCGCCGGGTCTTCGACGAGAAGGACGGCGGCTTCGTCCTGGCCTGCGATCCGGACATCTCGGCCCCGATCAAGGCGGCGGCCGCCGCCAGCCAGAACGGGGCCTCGGCCCTGGCCCCCGACATGTATCCCCTGTTCCGGGCCCTGACCCAGGACCGTCCGGTGTTGCTGGTGCGTGGCGGCATTTCCGACCTTGTCGATCCGGCGATCGTGGAACGAATGTGCGCCGCCGCCCCCGCCATGGCGGTGGTCGAGGTCCCCGGAGTCGGTCATGCGCCAATGCTCACCGAGCCCGAAGCCTGGGCTGCGATCGCTGATCTGCTCGATCGGGTTCCCTGA
- the rfbC gene encoding dTDP-4-dehydrorhamnose 3,5-epimerase, which yields MKITPLAIPEVLLITPARHGDERGWFSETFRESALKEAGFERIFVQDNHVRSTKRGIQRGLHYQKPPHAQDKLLRCVVGSIFDVAVDIRKGSPTYGQWVGAELSAENRQQLLVPQGFAHGYCTLTEDCEVLYKCTDYYTPAAEGGVRWSDPAIGIDWTIPTAEIGANARDEAAPLLAEIDSPFVYGG from the coding sequence ATGAAAATCACCCCCCTGGCGATTCCCGAGGTCCTGCTTATCACGCCCGCCCGCCATGGCGACGAGCGCGGCTGGTTTTCGGAGACCTTCCGCGAGTCAGCGCTGAAGGAGGCCGGCTTCGAACGGATCTTCGTGCAGGACAATCATGTGCGCTCGACCAAGCGCGGCATCCAGCGTGGCCTGCACTATCAGAAGCCGCCCCATGCCCAGGACAAGCTGCTGCGCTGCGTGGTCGGGTCGATCTTCGATGTGGCCGTCGACATCCGCAAGGGCTCGCCGACCTATGGCCAGTGGGTCGGGGCCGAGCTGTCGGCGGAGAACCGCCAGCAGCTGCTGGTGCCCCAGGGCTTCGCCCACGGCTACTGCACCCTGACCGAGGACTGCGAGGTGCTCTACAAGTGCACCGACTACTACACCCCGGCCGCCGAAGGCGGGGTGCGCTGGAGCGATCCGGCCATCGGCATCGACTGGACGATTCCGACGGCGGAGATCGGCGCCAATGCGCGGGACGAGGCGGCGCCGCTGCTGGCCGAGATCGACTCGCCGTTCGTCTACGGGGGCTGA
- a CDS encoding glycosyltransferase family 2 protein — protein MPSVTADDKSAPSISVIIVSYESGPTLERCLAGLAAQTFTDFEILLVDNASTDGAPQAAVAADPSIRFLEPGANLGFAAGNNLAVKQARGRWLALLNPDAYPEPGWLAGLMDGAARHPAVQSFASLQTSADDPGVLDGAGDNMTSAGIPFRGGYGRRLPANLPEGEVFSSCGAAMLIDKALFADLGGFDERFFCYCEDVDLGYRLRLTGHRTLLLPGARVAHVGSASTGVRSDFAIFHGSRNRVWTFLKNTPPLLLWLTTPLHVAVTAALLLLHLRRGDAGPAVRGIKAALAQPALDAVLADRKAVQARRKTGSGAILRVMSIDPAAFIGRRFVIRKPKL, from the coding sequence ATGCCGTCTGTGACCGCCGATGACAAGAGCGCGCCAAGCATCAGCGTGATCATCGTCTCCTATGAGAGCGGTCCGACCCTGGAACGCTGCCTGGCGGGCCTCGCGGCCCAGACCTTCACCGACTTCGAAATCCTGCTGGTCGACAATGCCTCGACCGACGGCGCGCCCCAGGCGGCCGTGGCGGCCGACCCCTCGATCCGCTTCCTCGAGCCTGGGGCCAATCTCGGCTTCGCGGCGGGCAATAATCTGGCGGTGAAACAGGCGAGAGGCCGCTGGCTGGCCCTGCTCAATCCCGACGCCTATCCCGAGCCCGGCTGGCTGGCGGGCCTGATGGACGGCGCGGCACGGCATCCGGCCGTTCAAAGCTTTGCCTCGCTGCAGACCTCGGCCGATGATCCCGGTGTGCTGGACGGGGCCGGCGACAACATGACCTCGGCCGGCATTCCGTTCCGGGGCGGCTATGGCCGCCGGCTGCCGGCTAATCTGCCCGAGGGCGAGGTGTTCTCGTCCTGCGGCGCGGCCATGCTGATCGACAAGGCGCTGTTTGCAGACCTCGGCGGCTTTGATGAGCGGTTCTTCTGCTACTGCGAGGATGTGGATCTGGGCTATCGGCTGCGCCTGACCGGCCACAGGACCCTGCTGCTCCCCGGTGCGCGGGTGGCCCATGTCGGCTCGGCCAGCACCGGCGTGCGTTCGGACTTCGCCATCTTCCACGGCTCGCGCAACCGGGTCTGGACCTTCCTCAAGAACACCCCGCCCCTGCTGCTCTGGCTGACCACCCCGCTGCATGTGGCGGTAACGGCGGCCCTGCTGCTGCTGCACCTGCGCCGGGGCGACGCCGGGCCGGCGGTGCGCGGGATCAAGGCGGCCCTGGCACAACCGGCCCTGGACGCGGTGCTGGCCGACCGCAAGGCGGTTCAGGCGCGACGCAAGACGGGTTCGGGCGCGATCCTGCGGGTGATGTCGATCGACCCGGCGGCGTTCATCGGGCGGCGGTTCGTGATCCGGAAGCCGAAGCTCTAA
- the argE gene encoding acetylornithine deacetylase — MASSSEALSDRAIDLLARLVSFDTTSRLSNLALIEWVEAYLSGLGVASRRVPNADGTKSNLLATIGPAVEGGVVLSGHTDVVPVDGQPWSTDPFVLTERDGRLYGRGTCDMKGFLALTLAAAPDLVAATLSRPVHLAFSYDEEVGCLGAPDMIAVIARDLPRPALVVVGEPTDMVAVQGHKGIASFRVTVSGREAHSSLTHLGVSANMAAIRLMAGLVELSERLEREADPASPFTPRGATLTIGQVNGGTAVNILARECVFIFDLRTPPGMDPLAILADFFTRAEAMDAELKARAPEAGVRVERRSLTPSFAPEVDGVAEAFARRMAGDNGPARVVPYAAEAGQFQGAGFSTVICGPGSIDQAHQPDEFVEISQMQRGAAFMARLVEELSL, encoded by the coding sequence ATGGCATCCTCTTCCGAAGCGCTGTCCGACCGCGCCATCGACCTTCTGGCCAGGCTGGTGTCGTTCGACACCACCTCGCGCCTGTCCAATCTCGCGCTGATCGAATGGGTCGAGGCCTACCTGTCCGGCCTGGGGGTGGCCTCGCGGCGGGTGCCCAATGCCGACGGGACCAAGTCGAACCTGCTGGCCACCATCGGCCCGGCGGTCGAGGGCGGGGTCGTGTTGTCGGGCCACACAGACGTGGTGCCGGTCGACGGTCAGCCCTGGTCGACCGACCCGTTCGTTCTGACCGAGCGTGACGGCCGGCTCTATGGCCGGGGAACCTGCGACATGAAGGGCTTCCTGGCCCTGACCCTGGCCGCCGCCCCGGACCTGGTGGCCGCGACGCTCTCCAGGCCCGTGCACCTGGCCTTTTCCTATGACGAGGAGGTCGGCTGCCTGGGCGCGCCCGACATGATCGCGGTGATCGCCCGCGACCTGCCCAGGCCGGCCCTGGTGGTGGTCGGCGAGCCAACCGACATGGTCGCGGTCCAGGGCCACAAGGGCATTGCCAGTTTCCGGGTCACGGTCTCGGGCCGCGAAGCCCATTCCAGCCTGACCCATCTGGGCGTCTCGGCCAACATGGCGGCGATCAGGCTGATGGCGGGCCTTGTCGAGCTGTCGGAACGCCTGGAGCGCGAGGCCGACCCCGCCTCGCCGTTCACGCCCAGGGGCGCGACCCTGACCATCGGCCAGGTCAATGGCGGCACGGCGGTCAATATCCTGGCCCGCGAATGCGTGTTCATCTTCGACCTGCGCACCCCGCCCGGCATGGATCCGCTGGCGATCCTCGCGGACTTCTTCACCAGGGCCGAGGCCATGGACGCCGAGCTGAAGGCCCGCGCCCCGGAGGCCGGGGTCAGGGTCGAGCGCCGCTCCCTGACCCCTTCGTTCGCGCCGGAGGTCGACGGCGTCGCCGAGGCCTTTGCCCGTCGCATGGCCGGCGACAACGGCCCGGCCCGGGTGGTGCCCTATGCCGCCGAGGCCGGGCAGTTCCAGGGGGCGGGCTTCTCGACGGTGATCTGCGGTCCGGGCTCGATCGACCAGGCCCACCAGCCCGACGAGTTCGTGGAGATCTCCCAGATGCAGCGCGGGGCGGCCTTCATGGCGCGTTTGGTGGAAGAGCTTTCCCTCTAG
- the purU gene encoding formyltetrahydrofolate deformylase, giving the protein MILTLSCPDQRGIVAKVSAFLFERACNILDAQQFDDQETGQFFMRVVFDADGADHDALRADFRVVAQALSMKWTLRDRKDRYRVMILASKFDHCLADLVYRWKIGELPMEIAGVVANHPAETYANVDLTGLPFHHLPVTKETKFEQEAALWQLIQDTRTDIVVLARYMQVLSEGLSAKLAGRCINIHHSFLPGFKGAKPYHQAHARGVKVIGASAHYVTGDLDEGPIIEQDVERISHRDTPEDLIRKGRDIERRVLARALRYQLEDRVLLNGRKTVVFTD; this is encoded by the coding sequence ATGATCCTGACCCTTTCCTGTCCCGACCAGCGCGGCATCGTCGCCAAGGTGTCCGCCTTCCTGTTCGAGCGAGCCTGCAACATACTCGACGCCCAGCAGTTCGACGATCAGGAGACCGGCCAGTTCTTCATGCGCGTGGTGTTCGACGCCGACGGGGCCGATCATGACGCCCTGCGCGCCGATTTCAGGGTGGTGGCTCAGGCCCTGTCGATGAAATGGACCCTGCGCGACCGCAAGGATCGCTACCGGGTGATGATCCTGGCCAGCAAGTTCGACCACTGCCTGGCCGACCTGGTCTATCGCTGGAAGATCGGCGAGCTGCCGATGGAGATCGCCGGCGTCGTGGCCAACCACCCGGCCGAGACCTACGCCAATGTCGACCTGACCGGCCTGCCCTTCCATCACCTGCCGGTGACGAAAGAGACCAAGTTCGAGCAGGAAGCAGCCCTGTGGCAGCTGATCCAGGACACCCGGACCGACATCGTCGTGCTCGCCCGCTACATGCAGGTGCTGTCGGAGGGTCTGTCGGCCAAGCTTGCCGGGCGCTGCATCAATATCCACCACTCGTTCCTGCCGGGCTTCAAGGGCGCCAAGCCCTATCACCAGGCCCATGCGCGCGGCGTGAAGGTGATCGGGGCCTCGGCCCACTATGTCACCGGTGACCTCGACGAGGGGCCGATCATCGAGCAGGACGTCGAGCGCATCAGCCATCGCGACACGCCCGAGGACCTGATCCGCAAGGGTCGCGACATCGAGCGCCGCGTCCTGGCCCGCGCCCTGCGCTACCAGCTGGAGGACCGCGTCCTGCTGAACGGCCGCAAGACGGTGGTGTTCACCGACTAG
- the rfbB gene encoding dTDP-glucose 4,6-dehydratase, translating to MSQNLRIMVTGGCGFIGSAVCRYLADLGDAAILNFDAMTYAASEASLADLRGHNSYSFVKGDVADTSAVTEAIAAFRPTHIMHLAAESHVDRSITGPGAFIQTNVIGTYVMLQAALDYWRSLDSAAAEAFRFHHISTDEVFGSLGAEGLFSETTPYDPRSPYSASKASSDHLVRAWHHTYGLPVVVSNCSNNYGPYHFPEKLIPLVTLNALEGKPLPVYGKGDNVRDWLYVDDHARALVLIATQGKVGESYNVGGRNERTNLEVVEAICDLLDELRPQAGLKRRDLIQFVLDRPGHDARYAIDASKLEAELGWKAQENFETGLRKTVEWYLAREDWWRPLRERYDGQRLGLKSA from the coding sequence ATGTCGCAAAACCTCCGCATCATGGTCACCGGCGGCTGCGGCTTCATCGGATCGGCGGTCTGTCGCTACCTGGCGGATCTCGGCGATGCGGCGATCCTCAATTTCGACGCCATGACCTATGCCGCCTCGGAGGCCAGCCTGGCCGACCTGCGCGGCCACAACAGCTATTCGTTCGTGAAGGGCGACGTGGCCGATACCTCGGCCGTCACCGAGGCCATCGCCGCGTTCCGGCCGACCCACATCATGCACCTGGCCGCCGAGTCGCATGTCGACCGCTCGATCACCGGTCCGGGGGCCTTCATCCAGACCAATGTCATCGGCACCTATGTGATGCTGCAGGCGGCCCTGGACTACTGGCGCAGCCTGGACAGCGCCGCTGCCGAGGCCTTCCGCTTCCATCACATCTCCACTGACGAGGTGTTCGGCAGCCTGGGGGCCGAAGGGCTGTTCTCCGAGACCACGCCCTATGATCCGCGCTCGCCCTATTCGGCCTCCAAGGCCTCGTCCGACCATCTCGTCCGCGCCTGGCACCACACCTATGGCCTGCCGGTGGTGGTCTCCAACTGCTCCAACAATTACGGGCCCTATCACTTCCCCGAGAAGCTGATCCCGCTGGTCACCCTCAATGCCCTCGAGGGCAAGCCGCTGCCGGTCTATGGCAAGGGCGACAATGTCCGCGACTGGCTCTATGTCGATGACCATGCCCGGGCCCTGGTCCTGATCGCCACTCAGGGCAAGGTCGGCGAGAGCTACAATGTCGGCGGCCGCAATGAGCGGACCAATCTGGAGGTGGTGGAAGCCATCTGCGACCTGCTCGACGAGCTGAGGCCCCAGGCCGGCCTGAAGCGCCGCGACCTGATCCAGTTCGTCCTCGACCGTCCGGGACACGACGCCCGCTATGCCATCGACGCCAGCAAGCTGGAGGCCGAGCTGGGCTGGAAGGCGCAGGAGAACTTCGAGACCGGCCTGCGCAAGACCGTCGAATGGTACCTCGCCCGCGAGGACTGGTGGCGGCCGCTGCGCGAACGCTATGACGGCCAGCGCCTGGGGCTGAAGTCCGCCTGA
- the rfbD gene encoding dTDP-4-dehydrorhamnose reductase, producing the protein MSSPRIALFGANGQLGHDLSALAAARGLDLVALQRPAFDATDLAGLDAALADLDFDVAINSVAVTRVDDCEANPAPAVAINARFAEALARTCARKKARLVQVSTDYVFGGQAQRTPLDEEAAPAPINVYGETKLQGEVLACQAHDDVIVARVASLFGVAGASGKGGNFVETMIRFGRERGALKVVADQVMSPTSSWDAAEAILDLIRVDAPGGLYHVVNSGAASWHDFASAIIDRAGVAASVSPIPTSEFPTPARRPPYSVLANGKVEKALGRTMPAWQDALDRYLTAKGHRQT; encoded by the coding sequence ATGTCTTCTCCGCGCATCGCGCTCTTCGGTGCCAACGGCCAGTTGGGACACGATCTCTCGGCCCTGGCCGCAGCGCGCGGCCTCGACCTGGTCGCCCTGCAGCGCCCGGCCTTCGACGCGACTGATCTCGCAGGCCTCGATGCGGCCCTGGCCGATCTGGACTTCGATGTCGCCATCAACAGTGTCGCCGTCACCCGCGTCGACGACTGCGAGGCCAATCCGGCTCCTGCCGTAGCCATCAATGCCCGGTTCGCCGAGGCGCTCGCCAGGACCTGCGCCCGCAAAAAGGCCCGGCTCGTCCAGGTCTCGACCGACTATGTGTTCGGCGGCCAGGCCCAGCGGACGCCGCTGGACGAGGAGGCCGCGCCGGCCCCGATCAATGTCTATGGCGAGACCAAGCTGCAGGGCGAAGTCCTGGCCTGTCAGGCGCATGACGACGTCATCGTGGCCCGCGTCGCCTCCCTGTTCGGCGTGGCCGGGGCCAGCGGCAAGGGCGGCAATTTCGTCGAGACCATGATCCGGTTTGGCCGCGAGCGCGGGGCGCTGAAGGTCGTCGCCGACCAGGTGATGTCGCCGACCAGCTCCTGGGACGCCGCCGAGGCGATCCTCGACCTGATCAGGGTCGATGCCCCGGGCGGCCTCTATCACGTGGTCAATTCCGGCGCGGCCAGCTGGCACGACTTTGCCAGCGCCATCATCGACCGCGCCGGCGTCGCTGCAAGCGTCTCGCCGATCCCCACGAGCGAGTTTCCGACCCCCGCCCGCCGGCCGCCCTACAGCGTGCTGGCCAATGGCAAGGTCGAAAAGGCTCTGGGCCGGACGATGCCGGCGTGGCAAGACGCTCTGGACAGATATTTGACAGCCAAGGGTCACCGGCAGACGTGA